The Cyprinus carpio isolate SPL01 chromosome A19, ASM1834038v1, whole genome shotgun sequence genome has a segment encoding these proteins:
- the LOC122148805 gene encoding 40S ribosomal protein S27-like, with protein sequence MPLAKDLLHPTPEEERRTHKKKRLVQCPNSYFMDVKCPGCYKITTVFSHAQTVVLCVGCSTVLCQPTGGKARLTEGCSFRRKQH encoded by the exons ATGCCA CTCGCAAAAGACTTGCTGCATCCGACCcctgaggaggagaggaggacgCACAAGAAGAAGCGTCTCGTACAGTGTCCCAATTCTTATTTCATGGACGTCAAGTGTCCAG GATGTTATAAGATCACAACGGTGTTCAGCCACGCGCAGACGGTCGTGCTTTGTGTCGGTTGCTCGACTGTGCTGTGTCAGCCCACCGGAGGCAAAGCTCGGCTCACAGaag GGTGTTCCTTCAGAAGGAagcagcattaa